The window ATTTTTTAAAAATATTTTCAAATGATACGAATATAGCATTATACAAATGGTCGACTATAACACGAGTATGATATAATTAAGACATATGTATATAGATCTTTCTCTAATTATATGATAATTATATAAATAATTGTATTTGATTGTAGAAGTTTATCATGACTTTCAATCCATTCAAGTCCGTTAATAACCAATAGTGGGTAGTCAAGAAAATAACTAAATAACATAACAATCCAAAGTAAAGAGGGAAAATTACAATGATAGAAAGTTAGAAACGTTAGTTAAGAGAGGGAGAGAAAAACTGGCTGGGCTATTTACTAATTTTTTTGTATAAAATATAATTTGTACATGTATTAAGTTGATTGGGTAGAAATTTTCCTATGGGCTACAGCCCAGAGAGGTTATCACTAAGATCCGTCTCTGACTCGATCTGATCTTCCTTCAGTAATTGGGTCTCTAGTATTTACGATTTGGGTGTAATTTTCTGGTCTTTACTGTGACTAAAAGATATTGATAGTGCATCCGAAGGGTTTCCTTCATACAAGAAATTAAACTAAACTACGTGTGGTAGGAAAAATTAATAACATGAATATGACTCTGAACCTTGTTATATATGATAATGCATTAATGTATATGTGCAAGAAATTGATCACAAATAGAACACTAGATTATATTTTAACAAGTGAAAATGTCCAAATGAGCTTTATTTGACTGTTACTAATAAGATGCTTGAGAATACATCAGCCACAGCTCAAACTCACTTGTGTGTTGGCCATGAGTTCATCACTCTCCTGCGTTCCTGCTTATTATATAGAGCTGGCTTACAGCAATTTTACATGTCAGAGTTAGTTGCTAAAGACCAGCCTGTCCTGAAATATAGAGCAGATATGAATTAGTGAACCTGCTGGGATAACATGTGATTGAGCATTCACCACCTTATGTTGAAAAAGCTCTTCATTTTGGCTTCCCATATCCGTTGACATAGCAGTATAGGCTGTATGGCACTACAGTGAAAACTAATGAAAGCATGGTGGAAGCACTTCTGAACAGGTCATCAAAGCTCCCACGACGCCAACTGCCCACCAATTTGCGAAAAGAGGTAAGAAAATAGAGTATGGGGTGTTATTTCAGGAGCTATATATTCACAACGGGTGTAGGTTAATCAAGGCAAATGGGATATATAAAAACTTACATGTTTTACAGTCTATGTTTCATTTGCTTGCCCATAAGACCATGAAGATATTAAACCAAACTACATTGAAACAATTTCTCTTAAGCAAGGCAATTTAGAAATTTACTACACTCCGCCACAAGGAACCGGAATCATGTTGAATTAATTCATTAGAAGTTCTGATACGGTTACCAGACTGAATTACACTGAATGAATAGATTGGTGTTAATGCATCATAATAATCCCCTTGCGTTTAACTGATTGAATAATTTGTTTGACAGAAACATGAGTTGGGAATCAATAGCTCAAATAATTTGTTAAGCATCGAAGGTTTATCACAATACACATTTTTAGCGGCTCGATACCTAACAGCTAGATATTGAACCAAAATGAGAACAATGACAAACGGTTGATCATCTTCGACATCTGTGTTTGATTTTATGCCTGATCAACAACTTGCAGTGTGCATTATTTGAATATTGTTGACAAACAACAATGCAAAATCGAGAATGCTGCTATGGCAAAATGGGGAAATAAGATAAATTTTTTCTTCCACAAAAAAATGTATCAGAGGGTAATAGACAACTACAGAGGATCAAGTGTGTCCTGCGGTACTTCTCTCAGTTCTCTGAACCGCACCCATTCTCTGAGGAGGCCACACAATGTGGGTAACCCTTCCTTCAATTAAACCCAGAGGAATCTGCCAAAATTAGCTTGAGTTAGCGAAAGTGACAGAAATATTGAAGAACGTCTCATGTTAGCCACACTTGAAAATTACTGTAACCTGCAATCTGATGCAACACTATTGCAAGCTGCATGCTTTCATCAAGTAGATATAAGTCATAGTAACTTCTCAAAGGAAGGCCAATTACCTAGTCTGAGTGGGTTTTCACTACTCTAGGCAACATAATGGTTGGTAGAACTACTATTTTTCCTTTCTAGAGCACAAAGTATAGCAGACAGGATAACTTACTGTGCCAAATGTTCTTGAATCCATGCTAGAAGATGAATTGTCTCCCTCAACCCAGCAACGTCCCTCAGGAACTATCGGCGGATTGAAGGACTTACGAATTCCAATCCAATCTCCAGGTAAGGCGGTTATCCTCTTAATATGACACTCCTTATGATTACTTGGAGACCTGCAAAATGAACCGAAAAAGGACCAAAGTCCTAGTATATATCTCACCGAAAACAAACAAATGGCAGCCAAGATATGTTGCAAAAGGAGAAATACCGGAAGACTACAATATCACCATGGGAAAACTGGTAATGATTAAGACATAATTTCTCCATCAAAACATAGTCATCTGCAAAACAAGATTGTAATCATGGTAAACAAACAATCATTGCACGAAAAGCAAAATGTTTACGAAGAGACCAACCAGTTGATATGCCCATAAACGTAGTCTTTTGAGGATTGAATGTAGGAAACATAGAGGAACCCCGCACAGGAGCAACACTGGCAACACAATCCGAAACACAGAGACCCACAACCCCGACCGAGAACAACTTGCCGGCTAAACTCCACAAAACCTTCCGAGTACCCATGTCGAGGTTTCTTCACAATGCCCAGATTGAAGCAAAGCTAATAACCAATTAACAAAGTCAGTGTTCGATGTCTCAGAGGCATGTAATCGAACACCTTGTGCGCCTTCAATCAAGGAGAGAGGTAAAGCACCGGTTAGATGAATCTCCAAGGGAAAAGTATTGGAGTAGATGACGGAGAAAAGCCGCTGTGGGCGGTGGGGGTGTTGGAGAATGGAGTTGAAAAGCAAAGAAGCGGCAGGAACGCGAACGCAAACTGTGGAGAATGTTGGGTTTTCAACTATTTTACCCAAAAGTTTTATGGAAAGAAAATTCGGCGCAGAGGACTGAATGGCATAGTTGAAAACTACAATAAAAGATGAGGGCGAAACCGTCATTTCTGGCGATTTTTTTTTTCCCTTATAATACAGGAGATTACAACACCAAACCAAATTTGATTTCCAATATCAAAAAACAAACTCTAACAGTCGAGTTTGGAATTCTATTAATCCATATGTGGCCATCCAAGTTAGTGTCATTCATGAGCAATGATGTCCACTAGCCTCGACACATTCTAGAAGCAAATAGAAGAGAACGATCTTGCAATGTCTGCCGATGAGGTTTTCAATTTCGATTGTAATTTACTTTTTCTGATAAAGAAGAAATAAATAACAAAGCTAGAATCCAAAGCTCCTCCAAGGGAAAGACAGTTTGGCAAGGACTGAAATTTTTTCACCAGCGAGTAGCTTTATAGGGCTTATTTGTGTGTATCGCAACGAACCATGCATTTTTCCAAGCAGTAGAACTTTGAGCTAGTTGATTGATGTGAAAAGAGATACCGACAGTAAAACTGCATCCCCATAAAACTTGTTTTAAGTTCAATATGAAACAAAGTACAGGTCTCCCAACATTACAAGTTCTTTTCATTAGCATAAGATCCGCATACGGAAATTTAAACATGCAACACAGCTTCAAAGAAACATGGTCATGCCTTCCACTAGCACAGTTGCACTTAACAATCATCTAAGCTCCAAATTCCATGGTCCGCTATGTGCTGTTGCCTAAGAAATAAGAAACCACACAAATTGAGAACAAAAATAACAAAGGTGTGTGTGTGTACAGCAAATAGGGTCACTCAAAGCGGTAAAAAAAAAAAAGGATAAAAGAAATCACATAAAAATCATCTTCCATAATGGAGACAGACAAAAGCGGGAAAAAATCTACTGAAATTGAGTAACTTGAATTTGCATCGGACAAAAAATCAACTAAAAAAATAAATAAAAGTTGTTATTAGTATACAAACTGGAACCCACAAACATCAGAAACAACTACACTTGCCGTCACAGGACAAAAGCTGCAATAGACTTCAACTAAACAGTATCCCGAATTTTTTTTTTGGTAAGAAAC of the Fragaria vesca subsp. vesca linkage group LG6, FraVesHawaii_1.0, whole genome shotgun sequence genome contains:
- the LOC101303244 gene encoding mitochondrial inner membrane protease subunit 2-like; amino-acid sequence: MGTRKVLWSLAGKLFSVGVVGLCVSDCVASVAPVRGSSMFPTFNPQKTTFMGISTDDYVLMEKLCLNHYQFSHGDIVVFRSPSNHKECHIKRITALPGDWIGIRKSFNPPIVPEGRCWVEGDNSSSSMDSRTFGTIPLGLIEGRVTHIVWPPQRMGAVQRTERSTAGHT